In the genome of Streptomyces globosus, one region contains:
- a CDS encoding alpha/beta hydrolase, giving the protein MTSLTGTPVFVAAIALTAIAVFLPLAVWSKVRGPAAVRALTRVLMMVFAQATAIALVFIGVNREQNFYTTWGDLVGTGDYVQAAEDLGPDGLGGKKVDEVPKVRQKFSPVEDIPGGRVQATELDGQISGVKGDVLVYLPPQYDDPAYKDRRFPVVELIPGMPGSGKSWFKGLKVVEKLEPLMKNGQVQPFILVSARTMLLGDTETGCANIPGRVNADSWLSVDVRKMVTDNFRASDDPRSWGVAGYSAGAYCATKLAISHPDRYAAAVSMSGYNDPGMEPASLLREDPVLRQQHNLHTMLKAAPAPPAVSLLITGGQNDGYQAGIALQQAAQHPTRIEVQKTTGGHTIDAWVRQLPEVFAWLGTQVKAP; this is encoded by the coding sequence GTGACGAGCTTGACCGGGACCCCCGTGTTCGTGGCGGCGATCGCCCTGACGGCGATCGCCGTCTTCCTGCCGCTGGCCGTGTGGAGCAAGGTGCGCGGCCCTGCCGCGGTGCGCGCCCTCACCCGCGTGCTGATGATGGTGTTCGCCCAGGCCACCGCCATCGCACTGGTGTTCATCGGGGTGAACCGCGAGCAGAACTTCTACACCACCTGGGGCGACCTCGTCGGCACGGGAGACTACGTCCAGGCCGCCGAGGACCTCGGCCCCGACGGCCTCGGCGGCAAGAAGGTCGACGAGGTCCCGAAGGTCAGACAGAAGTTCAGCCCCGTCGAGGACATCCCCGGCGGCCGGGTCCAGGCCACCGAGCTCGACGGGCAGATCTCCGGGGTCAAGGGCGACGTCCTCGTCTACCTGCCCCCGCAGTACGACGACCCGGCGTACAAGGACCGCAGGTTCCCCGTCGTCGAGCTGATCCCCGGCATGCCCGGCTCCGGCAAGTCCTGGTTCAAGGGCCTGAAGGTGGTGGAGAAGCTGGAGCCGCTCATGAAGAACGGCCAGGTCCAGCCCTTCATCCTCGTCTCGGCGCGCACCATGCTCCTCGGCGACACCGAGACCGGCTGCGCCAACATCCCGGGCCGCGTCAACGCCGACAGCTGGCTCAGCGTCGACGTGCGCAAGATGGTCACGGACAACTTCCGCGCCTCGGACGACCCCCGCTCCTGGGGCGTCGCCGGGTACTCCGCGGGCGCCTACTGCGCCACGAAGCTGGCGATCTCCCACCCCGACCGGTACGCCGCGGCCGTATCCATGTCCGGCTACAACGACCCGGGGATGGAGCCCGCCTCCCTGCTGCGCGAGGACCCGGTCCTGCGCCAGCAGCACAACCTGCACACCATGCTGAAGGCCGCGCCGGCGCCGCCCGCGGTCTCCCTGCTCATCACGGGCGGCCAGAACGACGGCTACCAGGCCGGGATCGCGCTCCAGCAGGCGGCGCAGCACCCGACGAGGATCGAGGTGCAGAAGACGACCGGCGGCCACACCATCGACGCCTGGGTCCGGCAGCTCCCGGAGGTCTTCGCCTGGCTGGGCACCCAGGTCAAGGCCCCGTAG
- a CDS encoding C40 family peptidase yields MASHRKPRQRPLRGGTVRTAATLALAGAATATALEGTSHADPRQTPAGIKAEVDRLYEEAEAATERYNGAKEKAQEARRTLDGLRDEAARRTDRLNEARRTLGALAAGQYRSGGLSPAVRLAMSDDPQDFLDRAALLDRAGDRSAAEVASVRRQLDEVGGLRKAAAGHLAELREREGELARHRSAVESKLEAARRLLARLTAEERAAYGAGAGGGAGQAGAGQAAAVPAPPADGSRAARAVAFAYGAVGKPYVWGATGPGAYDCSGLTQAAWRAAGVSLPRTTYTQINAGRRVARGELAPGDLVFFYSGVTHVGLYVGNGQMVHAPRPGSTVRVAPIDSMPWAGASRPA; encoded by the coding sequence CCCGCTCCGCGGCGGCACCGTCCGGACCGCCGCCACCCTCGCCCTGGCGGGCGCTGCCACCGCCACCGCCCTCGAGGGCACCTCCCACGCCGATCCGCGGCAGACCCCCGCCGGGATCAAGGCGGAGGTCGACCGGCTGTACGAGGAAGCCGAGGCCGCCACCGAGCGGTACAACGGGGCGAAGGAGAAGGCGCAGGAGGCCCGGCGCACCCTCGACGGGCTGCGCGACGAGGCCGCCCGGCGCACCGACAGGCTGAACGAGGCCCGCCGCACACTCGGCGCCCTCGCCGCGGGCCAGTACCGCAGCGGCGGGCTGTCCCCCGCCGTCCGCCTGGCGATGTCCGACGACCCGCAGGACTTCCTGGACCGGGCCGCCCTGCTGGACCGGGCCGGCGACCGCAGCGCCGCCGAGGTCGCCTCCGTACGCCGGCAGCTCGACGAGGTCGGCGGCCTGCGCAAGGCGGCCGCCGGGCACCTCGCCGAGCTGCGCGAGCGGGAGGGCGAACTCGCCCGCCACAGGTCCGCCGTCGAGTCCAAACTGGAGGCCGCCCGGCGGCTGCTGGCCCGGCTGACCGCCGAGGAGCGCGCCGCCTACGGGGCCGGGGCCGGAGGCGGAGCCGGGCAGGCCGGGGCCGGGCAGGCGGCGGCCGTACCCGCCCCGCCCGCCGACGGCTCGCGCGCCGCCCGCGCCGTCGCCTTCGCGTACGGCGCCGTCGGCAAGCCGTACGTCTGGGGGGCGACCGGGCCGGGAGCGTACGACTGCTCCGGGCTGACGCAGGCCGCCTGGCGCGCGGCCGGGGTGTCCCTGCCGCGCACGACGTACACGCAGATCAACGCCGGCCGGCGGGTCGCCCGCGGCGAGCTCGCCCCGGGCGACCTGGTGTTCTTCTACTCCGGCGTCACCCACGTCGGCCTCTACGTCGGCAACGGGCAGATGGTCCACGCCCCGCGGCCGGGCTCGACGGTCCGCGTGGCGCCGATCGACTCGATGCCCTGGGCGGGGGCCTCCCGCCCGGCGTGA
- a CDS encoding DoxX family protein, producing MRDRAARYALLPLRIFLGATFVYAGLDKLTDPAFLSASGTGSIGELMRGVRDTSAVPALVDLALRSPVAFALAIAVGEILVGLGVLAGLLTRLAALGGLLISLSLWLTVSWQVAPYYYGNDLAYLMAWTPLVLAGAPYWSADSLIRSARSGGPARLRRSRRTA from the coding sequence CTGCGGGACCGGGCCGCCCGGTACGCGCTGCTGCCGCTGCGGATCTTCCTCGGCGCGACCTTCGTCTACGCGGGCCTGGACAAGCTGACCGACCCCGCCTTCCTGTCCGCCTCCGGCACCGGCTCCATCGGCGAGCTGATGCGCGGGGTGCGCGACACCTCCGCCGTCCCGGCGCTGGTGGACCTGGCCCTGCGCTCGCCCGTCGCCTTCGCCCTGGCCATCGCCGTCGGCGAGATCCTGGTGGGCCTCGGTGTCCTCGCCGGCCTCCTGACCCGCCTCGCGGCCCTCGGCGGCCTGCTGATCTCGCTCAGCCTGTGGCTCACGGTGTCCTGGCAGGTCGCCCCGTACTACTACGGAAACGATCTCGCCTACCTGATGGCGTGGACGCCGCTGGTGCTCGCCGGGGCGCCCTACTGGTCGGCGGACTCGCTGATCCGGTCCGCCCGGTCCGGGGGGCCGGCCAGACTGCGGCGGTCGCGGCGCACCGCGTAG
- a CDS encoding class II aldolase/adducin family protein: MPDQPPPVPVDRLRFEMPPVHDEPDRERAHRKERLAGALRLLARLGFEEDPAALATARDPEHPDCLWVNPFGRAATALTAGDLLLVDADGRVLEGGRRVNGLSFALHAAVHRARPDAVAVVRAHGPYGRALAALGQLIAPLTQEACAFYQDHALVDEYTRGAADPAECARIARALGPYKALVLRNHGVLTVGTTVDAAAWWTVAAERAARVQLTARAAGRPAPIGHRSALAARDRFGTDLAAWAAYQPLRESAAP; encoded by the coding sequence ATGCCGGACCAGCCCCCACCCGTGCCCGTGGACCGGCTCCGCTTCGAGATGCCGCCCGTCCACGACGAACCCGACCGGGAGCGCGCCCACCGCAAGGAGCGGCTCGCCGGGGCGCTGCGCCTGCTCGCGCGGCTCGGCTTCGAGGAGGACCCGGCCGCGCTGGCCACCGCCCGCGACCCCGAGCACCCGGACTGCCTGTGGGTGAACCCCTTCGGGAGGGCGGCGACCGCCCTCACCGCCGGGGACCTGCTCCTCGTCGACGCCGACGGGCGCGTCCTGGAGGGCGGGCGCCGCGTCAACGGGCTCTCCTTCGCCCTCCACGCAGCCGTCCACCGGGCCCGGCCCGACGCGGTCGCCGTGGTCCGCGCGCACGGCCCGTACGGCAGGGCGCTCGCCGCGCTCGGGCAGCTGATCGCCCCCCTCACCCAGGAGGCCTGCGCCTTCTACCAGGACCACGCCCTCGTCGACGAGTACACCCGCGGCGCCGCCGATCCCGCCGAGTGCGCCCGCATCGCCCGCGCGCTCGGCCCGTACAAGGCGCTCGTCCTGCGCAACCACGGGGTGCTCACCGTCGGCACCACCGTGGACGCCGCCGCCTGGTGGACCGTCGCCGCCGAGCGGGCCGCCCGCGTCCAGCTCACCGCCCGCGCCGCCGGCCGCCCCGCGCCCATCGGACACCGCAGCGCCCTCGCCGCGCGCGACCGGTTCGGCACCGACCTCGCCGCCTGGGCCGCCTACCAGCCGCTGCGGGAGTCCGCCGCGCCCTGA
- a CDS encoding ATP-binding protein, with translation MPASAAPRTPHAPDPADEAPQRRLYRSADGRMLGGVARGLAGHLGLPVVWVRLAFFGLFVWGDGLGVLLYAAFWVFVPLGLGGRSGGRSFHELFETLPDGGRRLRKPARGQITALVALCVGAGIFLSKVQSGGASGRYVWPTLLVGAGVVLVWRQADNARREHWAAGPGGSRRMFQLARACAGIALVGIGLTLFIVVRGSAAQLGNVLTAALAVLAGIALLAGPWLIRMTQDLSEERLMRIRAQERAEVAAHVHDSVLHTLTLIQRNADDAGEVRRLARAQERELRNWLYKPEGTGKEEAEEPATLAEAVKKTAAEVEDHHGVPIEVVVVGDCPLDERLGAQVQAAREAMVNAAKYGGQGGPVQVYAEVEGQTVFVSVRDRGPGFDIDAVPDDRMGVRESIIGRMQRNGGTARLRSAPDGGTEVELEMERAAKAA, from the coding sequence ATGCCCGCCTCCGCCGCACCGCGCACCCCGCACGCCCCCGACCCCGCCGACGAGGCGCCGCAGCGCCGCCTGTACCGCAGCGCCGACGGCCGCATGCTCGGCGGCGTGGCCCGCGGGCTCGCCGGGCACCTCGGGCTGCCGGTCGTGTGGGTGCGGCTCGCCTTCTTCGGGCTGTTCGTCTGGGGCGACGGGCTCGGCGTGCTGCTGTACGCCGCGTTCTGGGTGTTCGTACCGCTCGGCCTGGGCGGCCGCAGCGGGGGCCGCTCCTTCCACGAGCTCTTCGAGACCCTCCCCGACGGCGGCCGGCGGCTGCGCAAACCGGCCAGGGGGCAGATCACCGCCCTGGTCGCGCTGTGCGTCGGCGCCGGCATCTTCCTCTCCAAGGTGCAGTCCGGCGGCGCCTCGGGCCGCTACGTGTGGCCGACGCTGCTCGTCGGCGCGGGCGTCGTCCTCGTCTGGCGCCAGGCCGACAACGCCCGCCGCGAGCACTGGGCGGCCGGGCCGGGCGGCAGCCGGCGGATGTTCCAGCTCGCCCGCGCCTGCGCGGGCATCGCACTCGTCGGCATCGGCCTGACCCTCTTCATCGTCGTCCGCGGCTCGGCCGCGCAGCTCGGCAACGTCCTGACCGCCGCGCTCGCCGTCCTCGCCGGGATCGCGCTGCTCGCCGGGCCCTGGCTGATCCGGATGACCCAGGACCTGTCCGAGGAGCGCCTGATGCGCATCCGCGCCCAGGAGCGCGCCGAGGTCGCCGCGCACGTCCACGACTCCGTCCTGCACACCCTCACCCTGATCCAGCGCAACGCCGACGACGCGGGCGAGGTGCGCCGCCTGGCCCGCGCCCAGGAGCGCGAGCTGCGGAACTGGCTCTACAAGCCGGAGGGCACCGGCAAGGAGGAGGCCGAGGAGCCGGCCACCCTCGCCGAGGCCGTGAAGAAGACCGCCGCCGAGGTGGAGGACCACCACGGCGTGCCCATCGAGGTGGTCGTGGTCGGCGACTGCCCCCTCGACGAGAGGCTGGGCGCGCAGGTGCAGGCCGCGCGCGAGGCGATGGTCAACGCCGCCAAGTACGGTGGCCAGGGGGGCCCGGTGCAGGTGTACGCCGAGGTGGAGGGGCAGACGGTGTTCGTGTCCGTACGGGACCGCGGGCCCGGCTTCGACATCGACGCGGTACCGGACGACCGCATGGGCGTACGAGAATCGATCATCGGCCGGATGCAGCGCAACGGCGGGACCGCGCGGCTGCGGTCCGCGCCCGACGGCGGCACGGAAGTCGAGCTGGAGATGGAGAGGGCGGCGAAAGCGGCATGA
- a CDS encoding chorismate mutase has protein sequence MTATATATAVSPAASAADADPEQLIAASRDRIDAIDDRIIGLIQERMAVSTVIQEARIASGGRRVHLSREMEVLSHWSDALGKPGTALAMTLLELCRGRV, from the coding sequence ATGACCGCCACCGCCACCGCCACCGCCGTGTCCCCCGCCGCCTCCGCCGCGGACGCGGACCCCGAGCAGCTGATCGCGGCGTCCCGCGACCGCATCGACGCCATCGACGACCGGATCATCGGCCTGATCCAGGAGCGGATGGCCGTCTCGACCGTCATCCAGGAGGCCCGGATCGCCTCCGGCGGCCGCCGCGTGCACCTGTCGCGGGAGATGGAGGTGCTGTCGCACTGGAGCGACGCCCTCGGCAAGCCCGGCACCGCCCTCGCCATGACGCTGCTGGAGCTGTGCCGCGGCCGGGTCTGA
- a CDS encoding LuxR C-terminal-related transcriptional regulator produces MTERYAQADAVGRRVRVVLVDDHRMFRAGVQAEIGDTARTGVEVVGEAADVDQAVTVITATRPEVVLLDVHLPGGGGVEVLRRCAPLTAAAENPVRFLALSVSDAAEDVIGVIRGGARGYVTKTITGADLVDSVFRVQEGDAVFSPRLAGFVLDAFASTDAPPVDEDLDRLTQREREVLRLIARGYAYKEIAKQLFISVKTVESHVSAVLRKLQLSNRHELTRWATARRLV; encoded by the coding sequence ATGACGGAGCGATACGCACAGGCGGACGCGGTGGGCCGGCGGGTCCGGGTGGTGCTCGTCGACGACCACCGGATGTTCCGCGCGGGCGTGCAGGCGGAGATCGGCGACACCGCCCGGACCGGGGTGGAGGTCGTCGGGGAGGCGGCCGACGTCGACCAGGCCGTCACCGTCATCACCGCCACCCGGCCCGAGGTGGTCCTCCTCGACGTGCACCTCCCCGGCGGCGGCGGGGTCGAGGTGCTGCGGCGGTGCGCCCCGCTGACGGCCGCCGCCGAGAACCCGGTGCGCTTCCTGGCCCTGTCCGTGTCGGACGCCGCCGAGGACGTCATCGGGGTGATCCGCGGCGGTGCGCGCGGGTACGTCACCAAGACCATCACCGGCGCCGACCTGGTCGACTCGGTCTTCCGGGTGCAGGAGGGCGACGCGGTGTTCTCGCCGCGGCTCGCGGGCTTCGTCCTCGACGCGTTCGCCTCGACGGACGCCCCGCCGGTCGACGAGGACCTGGACCGGCTGACGCAGCGCGAGCGCGAGGTGCTGCGGCTGATCGCCCGCGGCTACGCGTACAAGGAGATCGCCAAGCAGCTGTTCATCTCGGTGAAGACGGTGGAGTCCCATGTCAGCGCGGTGCTGCGCAAGCTCCAGCTGTCCAACCGGCACGAGCTGACGCGCTGGGCGACGGCCCGCCGCCTGGTGTGA
- a CDS encoding PspC domain-containing protein: MTEHDSPPPAASGTAGPKAPGAAAGPPSDGSSDRPAERPPMRRSRRDKVLAGVCGGLGRYFDLDPVIFRIVLGVLTVTGGVGLLFYGVAWLVLPVEGEEDSEAKKLLTGRVEGTTLAALFAALVGCAVFLSMLDNGGLAAFSVLVVLALGGAAYWSQRHRGTAAPEAEPQAAARPAPPETQAPPAPGTPSWWRDPLVKDGTTGPVGSSGYLWGPDDSADPAEPGGKGPGNSPRGARPGGPGRPRGGIGGRVFVLAVLAGAVATAAVWEDSTLSHALQIGLASVLAVFGLGLAVSSFRGRTGFGTILLALATAGLLAASAALPAEIGTDWRDVRWRPAAVADVQPVYESGTGIATLDLSRLDVPEGSTLTVRAGIDAGLLKVIVPREVTARAEASVRLGDIRMPDDTRSYVRIRGEGETRRETVAPADGTEAGGTVELHLEAGVGQVEVARATS; this comes from the coding sequence ATGACCGAGCACGACTCCCCGCCGCCGGCCGCTTCCGGGACGGCGGGCCCGAAGGCGCCCGGGGCCGCAGCGGGGCCGCCCTCCGACGGCTCCTCCGACCGGCCCGCCGAGCGTCCGCCCATGCGCCGCAGCAGGCGCGACAAGGTCCTCGCCGGCGTGTGCGGCGGCCTGGGCCGCTACTTCGACCTCGACCCCGTCATCTTCCGGATCGTGCTGGGCGTGCTCACCGTCACCGGCGGTGTCGGGCTGCTCTTCTACGGCGTCGCGTGGCTGGTGCTGCCCGTGGAGGGGGAGGAGGACAGCGAGGCGAAGAAGCTGCTGACCGGCCGGGTCGAGGGGACGACGCTGGCCGCGCTGTTCGCGGCGCTCGTCGGCTGCGCGGTGTTCCTGTCGATGCTGGACAACGGCGGGCTCGCCGCGTTCTCCGTGCTGGTGGTTCTCGCCCTGGGCGGGGCCGCGTACTGGTCGCAGCGCCACCGCGGCACGGCAGCCCCCGAGGCGGAGCCGCAGGCTGCGGCCCGCCCCGCCCCGCCGGAGACGCAGGCGCCGCCGGCGCCCGGTACGCCCTCGTGGTGGCGGGACCCGCTGGTGAAGGACGGCACGACCGGCCCGGTCGGCAGCTCCGGCTACCTGTGGGGGCCGGACGACTCGGCCGACCCCGCGGAGCCGGGCGGCAAGGGCCCCGGCAACAGCCCGCGCGGTGCGCGGCCGGGCGGGCCGGGGCGGCCGCGCGGCGGCATCGGCGGCCGGGTCTTCGTGCTGGCCGTGCTGGCGGGCGCGGTGGCGACGGCGGCCGTGTGGGAGGACAGCACCCTCTCGCACGCCCTGCAGATCGGCCTCGCCTCGGTGCTCGCGGTGTTCGGCCTCGGCCTCGCGGTCAGCTCGTTCCGCGGCCGTACGGGCTTCGGGACGATCCTGCTGGCCCTGGCCACGGCCGGGCTGCTGGCGGCGTCGGCGGCGCTGCCCGCGGAGATCGGCACCGACTGGCGGGACGTGCGCTGGCGGCCCGCGGCGGTGGCCGACGTGCAGCCGGTGTACGAGTCCGGCACCGGCATCGCCACCCTGGACCTCAGCCGGCTCGACGTGCCGGAGGGCAGCACGCTGACCGTGCGCGCCGGCATCGACGCCGGGCTGCTGAAGGTGATCGTGCCCCGCGAGGTCACCGCCCGCGCGGAGGCCTCCGTACGGCTGGGCGACATCCGGATGCCGGACGACACCCGCTCGTACGTGCGCATCCGGGGCGAGGGCGAGACCCGGCGGGAGACGGTGGCGCCGGCCGACGGCACGGAGGCCGGCGGAACGGTGGAGCTGCACCTCGAAGCGGGTGTGGGACAGGTGGAGGTGGCCCGTGCGACGTCATGA
- the guaA gene encoding glutamine-hydrolyzing GMP synthase, whose amino-acid sequence MPEAPSAAHDSAPDTVLVVDFGAQYAQLIARRVREARVYSEIVPSTMPVAEMLAKDPKAIILSGGPSSVYEEGAPQLDRSLFEAGVPVFGMCYGFQLMATALGGTVDNTGAREYGRTPLSVSKTGSTLFEGTPAEQSVWMSHGDACSAAPAGFTVTASTDVVPVAAFENDEKKLYGVQYHPEVMHSTHGQQVLEHFLYRGAGLKPTWTTGNIVEEQVAAIKAQVGDKRAICGLSGGVDSAVAAALVQKAIGSQLTCVYVDHGLMRKGETEQVEKDFVAATGVQLKVVDAQERFLAALAGVSDPETKRKIIGREFIRVFEQAQAEIIAEAEGGPEVAFLVQGTLYPDVVESGGGTGTANIKSHHNVGGLPDDIEFQLVEPLRQLFKDEVRMVGQELGLPDEIVHRQPFPGPGLGIRIVGEVTRDRLDLLREADAIAREELTAAGLDREIWQCPVVLLADVRSVGVQGDGRTYGHPIVLRPVSSEDAMTADWTRMPYEVLARISTRITNEVKDVNRVVLDCTSKPPGTIEWE is encoded by the coding sequence GTGCCAGAAGCACCCTCCGCCGCCCACGACAGCGCCCCGGACACGGTTCTCGTCGTCGACTTCGGCGCCCAGTACGCCCAGCTCATCGCCCGCCGCGTCCGCGAGGCACGGGTCTACAGCGAGATCGTCCCGAGCACGATGCCCGTGGCCGAGATGCTGGCCAAGGACCCCAAGGCGATCATCCTGTCCGGCGGCCCGTCCTCGGTGTACGAGGAGGGCGCCCCGCAGCTGGACCGCTCGCTCTTCGAGGCCGGCGTCCCCGTCTTCGGCATGTGCTACGGCTTCCAGCTGATGGCGACCGCCCTCGGCGGCACCGTCGACAACACCGGCGCCCGCGAGTACGGCCGCACCCCGCTGAGCGTCAGCAAGACCGGCTCGACCCTCTTCGAGGGCACTCCCGCAGAGCAGTCGGTGTGGATGTCCCACGGCGACGCCTGCTCCGCCGCCCCCGCGGGCTTCACCGTCACCGCCTCGACCGACGTCGTGCCCGTCGCCGCGTTCGAGAACGACGAGAAGAAGCTGTACGGCGTGCAGTACCACCCCGAGGTGATGCACTCCACGCACGGCCAGCAGGTCCTGGAGCACTTCCTCTACCGCGGCGCCGGCCTCAAGCCCACCTGGACCACCGGCAACATCGTCGAGGAGCAGGTCGCGGCCATCAAGGCGCAGGTCGGCGACAAGCGCGCCATCTGCGGCCTCTCCGGCGGCGTGGACTCCGCGGTCGCCGCGGCCCTCGTCCAGAAGGCCATCGGCTCCCAGCTGACCTGCGTGTACGTCGACCACGGCCTGATGCGCAAGGGCGAGACCGAGCAGGTCGAGAAGGACTTCGTCGCCGCGACCGGCGTCCAGCTGAAGGTCGTCGACGCGCAGGAGCGCTTCCTCGCGGCCCTCGCCGGCGTCTCCGACCCCGAGACCAAGCGGAAGATCATCGGCCGCGAGTTCATCCGGGTCTTCGAGCAGGCGCAGGCCGAGATCATCGCCGAGGCCGAGGGCGGCCCCGAGGTGGCCTTCCTCGTCCAGGGCACCCTCTACCCGGACGTCGTGGAGTCCGGCGGCGGCACCGGCACCGCCAACATCAAGTCCCACCACAACGTGGGCGGCCTCCCCGACGACATCGAGTTCCAGCTCGTCGAGCCGCTGCGCCAGCTGTTCAAGGACGAGGTCCGCATGGTCGGCCAGGAGCTCGGCCTGCCCGACGAGATCGTCCACCGCCAGCCCTTCCCCGGCCCCGGCCTCGGCATCCGCATCGTCGGCGAGGTCACCAGGGACCGCCTGGACCTGCTCCGCGAGGCCGACGCCATCGCCCGCGAGGAGCTCACCGCCGCCGGCCTCGACCGCGAGATCTGGCAGTGCCCCGTCGTGCTCCTGGCGGACGTCCGCAGCGTCGGCGTCCAGGGCGACGGCCGCACCTACGGCCACCCGATCGTGCTGCGCCCCGTCTCCTCCGAGGACGCCATGACCGCGGACTGGACGCGCATGCCGTACGAGGTGCTCGCCCGGATCTCCACCCGCATCACCAACGAGGTCAAGGACGTCAACCGCGTCGTCCTGGACTGCACCAGCAAGCCGCCGGGCACCATCGAGTGGGAGTGA